From a single Planctellipticum variicoloris genomic region:
- a CDS encoding transposase, with the protein MAMGRRKESRQEPLFVTAEQLPRSQGHPFYKALNALLAEAGFDRWIEKRCQAFYEQVETRGQRSIPPGVYFRMLLVGYFEGIDSQRGIAWRCSDSLSLREFLGIPLDESSPEHSTLSLTRRRLPVEVFEEVFQFVLKIASEKKLLSGKTVGVDSTTLEADAAMKSIVRRDTGEGWKAYVVRLMREEGVIAPDEEPSDEDVRRFDKNRKNKKVSNEEWVSETDPEAKIARMKDGTTHLAYKAEHVVDLESDLILAAEIRPADHGDQQTLVDSVLKAEENLQAIGCEQSIEEVAADKGYHSVATLELCQSLGFRTYIPEPKRKSDWTWTDKTPEDQRAVMGNRQRVRRAKGKQLQKRRSEVCERTFAHVCETGGMRRSWLEGLTEVTKRYLIATAAHNLGRVMWKLLGVGKPRRLQGRNVAVWAVFGAVWSALDWLLRSQTDRAEQPAGLVAPAPIVARLAG; encoded by the coding sequence ATGGCGATGGGACGGCGGAAGGAATCGCGGCAGGAGCCGCTGTTTGTCACGGCGGAGCAGCTGCCCCGCTCGCAGGGACATCCCTTCTACAAAGCGCTCAACGCGCTGCTCGCCGAAGCCGGCTTCGACCGCTGGATCGAGAAGCGGTGCCAGGCGTTCTACGAGCAGGTCGAGACTCGCGGGCAGCGCTCGATCCCGCCGGGCGTCTATTTCCGCATGCTGCTGGTGGGGTACTTCGAAGGGATCGACAGTCAGCGGGGGATCGCCTGGCGATGCTCCGACAGCCTGTCGCTGCGGGAGTTTCTGGGCATTCCGCTCGACGAATCGAGTCCCGAGCATTCGACGCTGTCGCTGACCCGCCGGCGGCTGCCGGTGGAAGTGTTCGAGGAAGTCTTTCAGTTCGTGCTGAAGATCGCGTCCGAAAAGAAGCTGCTCTCAGGCAAGACGGTGGGTGTCGACTCGACGACGCTGGAAGCGGATGCGGCGATGAAGTCGATCGTCCGCCGCGACACCGGCGAAGGCTGGAAGGCGTATGTCGTCCGGCTGATGCGGGAAGAAGGCGTGATTGCTCCCGACGAAGAACCGAGTGACGAAGACGTCCGCCGGTTCGACAAGAACCGCAAGAACAAGAAGGTCTCGAACGAGGAGTGGGTCAGCGAGACCGATCCCGAGGCGAAGATCGCCCGCATGAAGGACGGGACGACGCATCTGGCGTACAAGGCCGAGCACGTGGTGGACCTGGAGAGCGACCTGATCCTGGCCGCGGAGATTCGTCCCGCCGATCACGGGGATCAACAGACGCTGGTCGACAGCGTGCTGAAAGCGGAAGAAAACCTGCAGGCGATCGGCTGCGAACAGAGCATTGAAGAGGTGGCGGCGGACAAGGGGTATCACTCGGTCGCCACGCTGGAACTGTGCCAGTCGCTGGGCTTTCGGACCTACATCCCGGAGCCGAAGCGCAAGAGCGACTGGACGTGGACGGACAAGACGCCGGAGGACCAGCGGGCGGTGATGGGGAACCGTCAGCGGGTCCGGCGGGCGAAGGGGAAGCAGTTGCAGAAACGGCGGAGCGAAGTCTGCGAACGGACCTTCGCTCACGTCTGCGAGACGGGCGGGATGCGTCGGAGCTGGCTCGAAGGCCTGACAGAGGTGACGAAGCGCTACCTGATCGCGACGGCGGCGCACAATCTCGGGCGCGTGATGTGGAAGCTGCTGGGAGTTGGCAAGCCACGGAGACTGCAGGGGCGGAATGTGGCGGTTTGGGCGGTGTTCGGGGCGGTTTGGTCCGCGCTCGATTGGCTCCTGCGGAGCCAGACCGACCGAGCCGAGCAACCCGCCGGACTCGTCGCCCCCGCCCCAATCGTCGCCCGCCTGGCCGGGTGA